A single region of the Branchiostoma lanceolatum isolate klBraLanc5 chromosome 1, klBraLanc5.hap2, whole genome shotgun sequence genome encodes:
- the LOC136427024 gene encoding glutathione hydrolase light chain 1-like, translating to MVSKDFAAELRDKIDDARTFDSSYYGLTAPSPDIRGTSHVSVLGPNGDAVSATSSIGPPFWQKLSHVLGPNGDAVSATSSIGRFFGARFRSPSTGIIFNDHMDLFTVLGENRTRIYSSSPGDTVQPGKRSTTSMSPTVVLDSSGDVRLVIGASGGRNIVTALADVIVHHLLLGMNISSAIEKPRLHLGVIEGVAGVDYEKGRPFTKKAVLHQLEKMHGEAVPNYHQAMVQAVARENSAIFAHSDSRKGGLPSGF from the exons ATGGTATCGAAAGACTTCGCGGCCGAACTCCGGGATAAGATCGACGATGCCCGGACGTTCGACAGCTCTTACTACGGCCTGACAGCCCCCAGTCCCGACATCAGGGGGACTTCTCACGTGTCCGTTCTGGGGCCAAACGGAGACGCAGTGTCGGCCACCAGTTCCATCGGAC CACCCTTCTGGCAAAAACTCTCCCACGTGCTGGGGCCAAACGGCGATGCTGTGTCGGCCACCAGTTCCATCGGACGTTT CTTCGGTGCGAGATTCCGGTCTCCTTCTACTGGCATCATCTTCAACGATCACATGGACCTCTTCACAGTGCTGGGGGAAAACAGAACGCGAATATATTCCAGTAGTCCAG GAGACACCGTGCAGCCGGGGAAGCGCAGTACGACTTCAATGAGCCCGACAGTCGTCCTGGACAGCAGCGGTGACGTCAGACTGGTGATCGGAGCCTCGGGAGGAAGGAACATCGTAACAGCGTTGGCAGAT GTTATCGTTCACCACCTGCTGCTGGGCATGAACATCTCCTCTGCTATAGAGAAGCCTCGTCTCCACCTGGGTGTGATTGAAGGGGTGGCCGGCGTGGACTATGAGAAAGGGAGACCGTTCACGAAAAAG GCGGTGCTTCATCAGCTGGAGAAGATGCACGGTGAAGCGGTCCCGAACTACCACCAGGCCATGGTGCAAGCTGTGGCTCGGGAAAACTCGGCAATCTTCGCTCACTCCGACTCCAGGAAAGGCGGACTACCGTCGGGATTCTAG
- the LOC136427035 gene encoding scoloptoxin SSD14-like produces MQVVVKHMCIAVVAFLIGFAVQLYLRPTQVTEEEGGRCRGAGPSERDAAGGPYEHGAVASDSAECSRIGRDTLVKGSVVDAAIATLLCLGVVQPHSLGLGGGFLMTVYNRDTGTPQVIDARETAPLASQEDMFAENPDLAVMGGISVAVPGQVRGLWEAHQRYGKLPWRDLFQPAVRLAEEGTCIGKHLARAMRVRKDDILDSKFGLRDVFCDEFGALLRENMTVKRPQLAKTLLAVANGGADAFYTGEIAKDLVKDIQGNGK; encoded by the exons ATGCAAGTCGTCGTGAAGCACATGTGTATCGCCGTTGTGGCTTTTCTCATAGGCTTTGCTGTCCAACTTTACCTCAGACCAACTCAGGTGACGGAAGAAGAGGGAGGAAGGTGCCGTGGAGCCGGGCCTTCTGAACGGGACGCCGCGGGAGGACCGTATGAACATGGCGCGGTGGCCTCCGACTCGGCAGAGTGTTCTCGCATTGGCAG AGACACTCTGGTGAAAGGTTCCGTTGTGGACGCCGCCATTGCTACCCTCCTGTGCCTGGGCGTCGTGCAGCCTCATTCTCTGGGGCTCGGCGGGGGGTTTCTGATGACCGTATACAACAGAGATACAGGCACGCCACAAGTCATCGACGCCCGTGAAACTGCCCCTTTGGCATCCCAAGAAGACATGTTTGCAGAGAACCCGGACCTAGCTGTAATGG GTGGGATATCAGTTGCGGTACCAGGTCAGGTCCGCGGGTTGTGGGAGGCCCACCAGAGGTACGGGAAGCTGCCGTGGAGAGACCTGTTCCAACCGGCAGTCCGACTGGCAGAAGAGGGGACCTGTATAGGGAAACATCTCGCGAGAGCCATGAGAGTTAGGAAAGATGACATCCTGGATAGCAAGTTCGGCCTCCG TGACGTATTCTGTGACGAGTTCGGCGCCTTGCTTCGGGAAAACATGACTGTCAAAAGACCACAACTCGCTAAGACGCTCCTTGCGGTTGCCAATGGTGGTGCAGACGCCTTCTACACAGGCGAGATTGCAAAGGATTTGGTCAAGGACATTCAAGGCAACGGTAAGTAA
- the LOC136424038 gene encoding glutathione hydrolase 1 proenzyme-like, producing MIMQRPQLAATLRAVADGGADAFYTGKIARNLVKDIQDAGGIITEQDLRDYQVDISEPLKISLEGGLTLLSPQPPGGGAVLSLMLNILDGYGLNASSVDGVDNQVLTYHRMVEAFKFAFAKRTELGDSNFVNVQEMVKKMTSKSFAESLRLQISDTETHDWRYYDPVYYVPEDGGTTHVSVLGPGNDAVSLSSTINRYFGSKFRSASTGIILNNQMRDFNFPGMSIPHYIPSSPANFIEPGKRPMSSMAPFIVLNSTGDVRLVLGAAGGIRVQTALAYAAMHYLRFGTSLASAIELPRLHHALLPHKIISEEIRPFQPKEVFDRLSEIHVTRNSSAIAVLQGVIQEGSSIFAHSDSRKDGYAAGF from the exons ATGATCATGCAGCGGCCGCAGCTTGCAGCAACGCTCCGTGCGGTTGCTGATGGAGGTGCAGACGCCTTCTACACAGGCAAGATCGCCAGGAATCTAGTGAAGGACATTCAGGACGCAG GTGGCATCATCACAGAGCAGGACCTCCGTGACTACCAGGTGGACATATCGGAACCTCTGAAGATTTCTCTGGAGGGTGGGCTGACCCTGCTGTCCCCACAACCGCCGGGAGGGGGCGCTGTGCTGAGTCTCATGCTAAACATCTTGGACG GTTACGGTTTGAACGCCTCCAGTGTGGACGGGGTCGATAACCAGGTCCTGACCTACCACAGGATGGTGGAGGCCTTCAAGTTCGCCTTCGCCAAAAGAACTGAGCTGGGAGATAGCAACTTCGTCAACGTACAAGAG ATGGTGAAGAAGATGACGTCCAAGTCGTTTGCTGAGTCCCTGCGGCTTCAGATCAGCGACACGGAGACGCACGACTGGCGGTACTACGACCCGGTGTACTACGTGCCCGAGGACGGCGGTACAACCCACGTCTCCGTCCTGGGACCGGGAAACGACGCAGTGTCACTATCCAGCACCATCAACCGATA TTTTGGGTCAAAGTTCCGCTCAGCGTCCACAGGAATCATCCTCAACAACCAGATGAGAGACTTCAACTTCCCAGGGATGAGCATTCCCCACTACATCCCCTCAAgcccag CGAACTTCATCGAACCAGGAAAGCGGCCCATGTCGTCCATGGCCCCCTTCATCGTGCTGAATAGTACCGGTGACGTCAGACTAGTCCTGGGAGCCGCTGGTGGGATACGGGTTCAGACGGCCTTAGCATAT GCGGCGATGCATTACCTTCGCTTTGGCACGAGCCTGGCCTCGGCCATAGAACTACCACGCCTGCACCACGCGCTGTTGCCGCACAAGATCATCTCAGAAGAGATCAGGCCGTTCCAACCAAAG GAAGTGTTCGATCGCCTGTCGGAGATCCACGTGACGCGTAACTCCTCTGCCATAGCCGTGCTGCAGGGCGTCATACAGGAGGGGTCCTCTATATTCGCACACTCCGATTCCAGGAAGGACGGCTACGCTGCAGGGTTCTGA
- the LOC136427046 gene encoding glutathione hydrolase 1 proenzyme-like — protein sequence MIIILAAVANLLVKEYRRRLYGDVAARPPCARPQPAGLDVTGGPYTHGAVAADALECSAIGRDILKKGGSAVDSAIATLACVELIHGHSVGLGGGLIMTVYNKETGTAQVINARETAPSGASTDMYGTNTSTAQFGGLAVAVPGQVLGYWEAHQRYGKLPWRDLFQPAIRMAEEGFCIGRPLENAINKNLKFINDPKNHLW from the exons atgattatcatactTGCGGCTGTAGCCAATCTACTAGTGAAAGAATACCGCCGACGTCTGTACGGGGATGTTGCCGCGAGACCACCGTGCGCGCGTCCCCAGCCGGCCGGGCTGGACGTCACCGGCGGCCCGTACACACACGGGGCGGTCGCCGCCGACGCTCTGGAATGTTCTGCAATCGGCAG GGACATTTTGAAGAAGGGCGGCTCGGCTGTGGACAGCGCCATTGCCACTTTAGCTTGTGTGGAGCTGATTCACGGGCACAGCGTGGGGCTCGGCGGGGGTTTGATCATGACAgtatacaacaaagagacagGCACGGCCCAGGTCATCAACGCCCGGGAAACAGCCCCCTCCGGAGCCTCCACTGACATGTATGGGACGAACACCTCCACGGCTCAGTTCG GAGGGTTGGCTGTTGCGGTGCCGGGCCAGGTCCTCGGGTACTGGGAGGCCCACCAGAGGTACGGGAAGCTGCCGTGGAGAGACCTGTTCCAACCGGCTATACGGATGGCCGAGGAGGGGTTCTGCATCGGCAGACCGTTGGAGAACGCGATCAACAAGAACCTGAAATTCATCAACGATCCGAAGAATCACCTGTGGTGA